The DNA sequence TAATTTTTCAATCGATATTGATTCAATTTCGCCGCTCCTTTCTGTCTATTTTCAAATTGACGTTCAATAAGGGTAATCTCCATTATAACGAGTTTTAATCTGAATTACTTATGATTGGCTCAAAAAATCGCTTATAAAAAAAGTTGTACGCACCAAAAAAGCACTCTGAATTAACAGAGCGCTTTTAGAGTGTGTACTGTAAGTACTATTTAATTAATGCCTGCACTATTAAAGTGAAGCTACAACGCCTTGGCAGCGTGGGCAAAGATGATCTAAACCATTTGCTGAACCAAGTTCAGTGCTGTAGTTCCAGCATCTTTCACATTTTTCACCATCGGCGTGTACGACTTTGATGTCGCCGTGATAGTATTCAGTACCATCTTCAACTTTGTCCTCAACTTCAACTTGAGACACGATGAATAATTGATGCAAGTTTTCGAAGTCTTTTAAGAAAGCTTTCGCATCAAAGTGTTCATTGTTTCCGATGATCACTTTAGCTTCTAATGATTTACCGATAACTTTGTCGTTACGCGCACTTTCTAAAGCACGGTTGACATCGTCGCGTAATTTCATAAATGCATTCCATTTTTCTAGTAATTCTGCATCTGGTTCAACAACTTTCGGCATGTTAGCTAAGTGTACACTTTCTTCTTCAACATGAGGGATATAAGACCAAACTTCTTCAGCAGTATGTGCTAAGATTGGTGCTAATAATTTTGTCATGTCGACTAAGATTTGGTATAACACTGTCTGCATGCTGCGGCGTTTAGGTGAATCTTGTTTTTCGATGTACAAGATATCTTTACCATAATCTAAGTAGAAGTTACTTAACTCAACGTTGATGAAGTTTTGAACTTCTTGATAGATGTTTAAATAGTCGAAGTTATCATAATGTTTAATGATGTTTGCTGTGAATTCGCGTAAACGATTCAATAAATAACGGTCGACTTCTAATAATTCGGATTCAGGCAATGCATCTGTATTCGGTTTGAAGTCATTGACGTTACCTAACATGAAACGTAATGTGTTACGGATTTTACGATAAACATCTGCTGTTTGTTTTAAGATTTCATCAGAAATACGAACGTCAGCTAAGTAGTCCACACTGCTTACCCATAGACGTGCGATATCTGCACCTTTTTGTTTAACGATTTGATCAGGAACGATAACGTTGCCTAATGATTTACTCATTTTCTTACCTTCTCCGTCCATTACGAAACCGTGAGATAATAAGAATTTATAAGGTGATTGGCCGCGTGTCGCAACTGCAGTTGTGATAGAAGAGTTGAACCAGCCGCGATATTGGTCACTGCCTTCTAAGTAAAGGTCAGCTGGGAATGATAATTCCGGACGTGTTTCTAATACACCGCGGTGTGATGAACCTGAGTCGAACCATACGTCCATGATATCTTCTTCTTTTGTGAATTCGCCGTTCGGGCTGCTTGGATGTGTGTAACCTTCAGGCAATAAGTCTTTTGCATCACGGTCGAACCATACATTTGAACCATATTTTTCAAATAAGTCTGCGATATGGTAGATGATTTCTTTGTCCATGATGATGTCGCCGTTTTCTGCATAGAATACTGGTAATGGCACACCCCATACACGTTGACGTGAAATTACCCATTCACCGCGGTCGCGGATCATGTTATAGATACGTGTTTTACCCCAATCTACTTTGAAGTGTGTATCTTCGATAGCATCTAAGATATCTTGACGTACTTTACTGATAGATGCGAACCATTGCGGAGTCGCACGGAAGATAACAGGTTTTTTCGTACGCCAGTCATGAGGGTAACTATGTGTGATGAATTGTAATTTCAATAATGAACCATTTTCTTTAAGCAAGTCAGTAACTGCTTTGTTGGCTTTGTCATAGAACATACCTTCGAATTGTCCGCCTTCTTCAGTGAAGACCCCTTTATCATCTAAAGGACTGATTACAGGCAAGCCGTATTTTTGACCTACGATATAGTCATCTTCCCCGTGTCCAGGAGCAGTATGAACACAACCTGTACCAGCGTCAGTTGTTACGTGCAAGCCGTTGATAACTAAAGAAACACGATCGATAAACGGATGTTGTGTTTCCACATATTCTAATTCTTTACCAGTGAATGTTTTTTGTAACTCAATGGCATCTTTGTCCCAGCCTAGTTCTTTTGCAACTTCTTCAACTAAGTCTGCACCGACAACGTATTTTTCACCGTTCACATTATATTGACCGTATTTCAAGTCAGGGTGTACAGTAATCGCAACGTTTGAAGGTAATGTCCAAGGAGTAGTAGTCCAGATGATGAATTTCGCATCTTCATCTACAACGCCTTTGCCATCTTTTACATCAAAAGCAACGTAGATAGATGGTGAACGTTTATCATGATATTCGATTTCTGCTTCAGCTAATGAAGATTCACTTGAAGGTGACCAGTAAACTGGTTTTTTACCTTTGTAAATTAAACCTTTATCTGCCATTTCACCGAATAAACGGATTTGTGCAGCTTCATATTCAGGTTTTAAAGTGATGTATGGATCGTTAAAGTCGCCATTCACACCTAAACGTTTGAAGTCTTTCTTTTGAAGTTCGATTTGTTCTAAAGCGAATTCCTTACATAATTCACGGAATTCAGAAACAGGCATTTCTTTACGTTTAATACCTTTTTTTGTTAATGCTTGTTCAATCGGCAAACCATGAGTATCCCAACCAGGAACATATGGTGAATAATAACCTTGCATTGATTTATAACGTACAATGAAGTCTTTTAAAATTTTATTTAAGGCATGACCCATGTGCAAGTTACCATTCGCATATGGCGGTCCGTCATGTAAAATATAAGTTTCATTTCCCTTGTTTTTCTCTAAGATTTTGTGATATAAATCTTGTTCGTCCCATTGTTTTTGGATTTCTGGTTCTTTCTTAGGTAATCCCCCTCGCATTGGGAAGTCTGTTTTCGGCATTAGTAGCGTGTCTTTGTAGTTCATTAATTTTCACTCCTTAAAATATAAAAAAGAACTCTAAGTTCAATTAACAGGGACGAACAACCGCGGTACCACCCTGCTTAACTCAATTTAGAGTTCTCTTAATTCTTACTAATATAATGTTGAATAAGACAGTGATATAAGAATTAAACATATATTAGGCTCACACCATCCCTAACTCGCTGTTATGTTAATATGCGACTTAATTCTTACGCGTCTGTCTCATGACTTTGCTTGTTATTTATTTTCTTTATCTTTCGCTTCTTGTGCAGGTTCGCTGCCTTCTTGCGCTTCAGCTTTTTGTGCTTGCGCTTGCTGCTTTTCTTGTTCAGTTACATCATTTTGATGCAGATGCTGGAAGTTTTCTTCTGTCACTTGTTGTGCATCCAAGTCATAGTTTAATAAATAATCCCAATCATCATTCTTCAATAAATCCAACTGCGCTTCAACCAGCATACGGAAACGAGAACGGAAAATTTTAGATTGACGTTTCATATCTTCTGTTTGGAATGAAAGTCTTCTTGCTTTTTCCACACCATCGTTTACAATACGATCTGCTTCAGCTTTTGCTTTTGATACAATCGCTTCAGCTTCTTTCGTTGCTGCTGCTTTTGTTTCTTGGCTTGCAGTTTGTGCTTGCACTAAAGCATCGCTTACAGATTGTTGTACTTCTTTGTATGCTTTTAAGTTGTTTTCTTTTTCTTCAACAACTGTTTCCAATTGTTTCTTTTGTTCTTTTAAATGTTCAATTTCTTGGCTAAGCTGGCTTAAATAATCAGCGACTTCTGTTGGTTCCAGGCCATTCTTAGTTTTTGAAAATTCTTTGTTTTTAATTTCGTTCGGTGTAAAAGACATCTTATATTGTCCTCCTTAATCATACACTATTTGAATAAAGTTTCATATACTATGCGCAGTTTGTCTTTCTTTGTTTTATGACCGATTTCAGTCACTCTCGCACGGCCATGTCCTTGTATCGACAGCAAATCTCCAGGTTCAAGTTGGAAATCTGGACGTTCAATAATTGTATGATTCACTTTGATACGTTTCTTTTCAATATATTGTTTCGCAATTGAACGTGATTTACGAATCATTTCCTTCAGTACAACATCTAAACGCATTGCACTGACAGTAGCTTGATGTAAAGTCCAATTCTCTTTTGATTGTATCATATCTTCTAGTGGAACTTCATGCAGTTTGACCGGAACACCCTTGATTCGCTTTAATTCCAACATTATATACGATTTAATATTCTTTGTCAAAATAAACTGAATTTTATCGCCTACAATAATATCGCCCAACTGATCTCTTTCAATACTTAAAGACATCAACGTACCTAACACATTGCGGTGGTCGATTGTCGCGAACTTTTCAGGATATTCTAAATCAAGCAGTACCAGCTCAAAATCTTCCTCTGCCGGTGTGAAATAATCCGGCGCAATCACAGCACGTTTGCGTTCGCTTGAAGGCTGCCCGCCATTAAAGGTGACATGCAGGTCATCATAACTGCCTACAATAACCTCTAAAATATATTTTGCGCGCGGATCTAGGAAATGTGTCAGTACCGGCGCATAGTTGCGCTCGGCTTGTTGTACTTTATCGATTAACATGGTAATTATCGGTTGTTCTTCTCTTCTGAAATGCTGATAGATATCTATGTCTATTCACCTCTTTACAAAATAAAAAAGGTAAGCCTAGTCGTTTGAAGCTTGGCGTACCTTTTTAGAAATGATATTAAGCTAATTGTTGTAAAATCAACACGAATATAGCATGAAGTCCTTTTTGGAAGAAAATAAGGACAAAAATTGCTGCGATACTTGAAATATCAATCATACCGATCGGCGGTATGATTTTACGAAACGGTGCTAAAAACGGTTCGTAGATTTTATGCAGGAATCTGCCGAAGGCTGAACCTTGTGCATTTGGAATCCATGACATAAAGAAGTAGATAATCATACCCCAATAATATACCGTAAGCAATATCTCTATCACACTAAATACAAGACTTAAAAATCCAACTAAACTCATAGACGTTTACCTCATTCATAATCAAATTCTGACGTGTCTAAGTCTTCTGTAATACTGCCGGCAACTTCTACATTATCCGGTGTACATAAGAAGATATCATTACCTACACGTTGAATATCCCCGCCGATTGCATAAACTGTACCGCTTAAGAAATCGATAATTCTTTTTGCGGATACGTTATCAATACGCTGCAAGTTCACAAGTGTGGCACGTCTGTTTTTCAACTCATCCGCAATATCTTGCGTATCTGAGAACACGCGCGGCTCGAATAAACACATTTTTGAACTTTCGTGCAAGTTCGCTGCGTTCATATTCACGACATTTCTAGCAGAATCATTGGATGTTTGATTAGCCATATGATACTTCCTTTCGTTGGAAGACGACTGCAATCTTTTACCTTGCGTTTGACGTTTCGGGACAGTCTTAATTGCACGCTGTCTTTCATTATAGTAATTATTGTTTTGTTGCGGTGATGTTTGCTGACTTTGAGAAGGTTGTTCTGGTTGCGGCTCAGGCTCTGGTTCAGCTTGTACTCTGTTTCTGTTTTGCTGCTGGTGATCAGCAACTTCTTCTTCCTCTTCTATCACAAAAAAATTGCTAAATAGGTCTTTTAAAGCCAAGTGGCTCACTCCTCTTTTCCTACTAATTTAGTACCGATTCGTACAAAAGTTGCGCCCTCTTCTGCAGCAATTTCATAATCATTGCTCATGCCCATAGATAATTCAGTGCACGGCGCATAGTCTAAGTTTTTCGCTTTGATTTCATCGCGTTTATTTCTAAGTTTTTCAAAAATGTCTCTGATTTCTGATTCGTCATCAGTATAAGGCGCCATTGTCATCAGACCTACGACTTTAATGTTTTCATATTGTTCAAGTAATTCGATGAAAGCATCCACTTCTTCTAAAGCAAGACCATGTTTGCTTTCTTCTTCTGAAACATTCACTTGAACAAAACATTTCACAACATGTGATGCACGTTTATTGATCTCTTTTGCTAAGCTTTTGCGATCTAATGCGTGCAGATAGTCGATGTCATCGATAACTTCTTTCACTTTACGTGATTGCAAAGTGCCGATAAAGTGCATAACAGCGTCATCCGGCAAAGCTTCATGCTTCTCTTGGAAACCTTCTAAACGGTTCTCGCCGAAGTGTCTGATACCGGCATCATATGCTTCTTTAGCTCGCTCTATTGTAACATATTTTGTTACAGCAATCACGTTAGGTCTGGCAGTGCGGTTTGCTTTTTCCAAACTTTTTGTAATATGGTCGTTGATTTGTTCTAGATTTTGTTTCACATTCATTTCAATTACTCCTTACTTCTACTGTCCAATAAATGCTAACATCCGGCCAGTCTTACTCTTCTCTACCCTATATGAAAAGAATAAGTCTAAGTTTTCAGATGTCGCATATTCTGTCACATCAATATTTACTTCAGGTACACCTGCTTGAATTAATAATCGGCGATTGGCCTCTTTTAAATCAATTCCGTGTCGATCGCTTCCGCGTGTTTCGATAAACGCACTTGCATCCACAGGCAGCGCTTCAAACTGTGCTTTGATATCATCATTGATTTCATAACTATTCGAAGTTGCGGGACCGATAACTACCTTCAAGTCTGCTAAATCAAAATCAATTTGTTTAAGTATTTCCTCAGAAATACGTCCGACAGTCCCTTTCCATCCTGCATGAGCAAGACCGATAAAATGATGCTTTGTGCTGTAAAAATAAACAGGCACACAATCTGCATAGCACATTGTCAGCAGCAAGTTTGAATCATACGTATAAAGCCCATCTACACCGTGCAGAGCATCTGTTAATGTATCAATGTTCGTATTCGCATCTTTTGTTGTCACTTCAACGACATGATTGCCATGCGTTTGTATCGGGAAGACCCATTGCTTTCTGTCAAAGCCGATGGCTTGTGCAAGTGTCTTCTGATGCGCATGTACATTTTCAGCCTTGTCGTCGATATATAATGCCATATTAAAAGCATTGCTGGGATATGGACTCTGTCCATCTTCTCTTGTCGTAAATCCCAATGTAATTTGATCTGACTTTGCGTCAGTATGTTCTAAGTAATGTGGTTGCTTCGTAAATTTCTCTGGCATAACTATCTCTCCTGTTTATTAATAGATGCTATACTTACGTACCTTATCAACTTAATAGTAAGACTTACACACTCAAAATTCAAATATATAAAAAGTGTCACCAGATCCATCCGATCTGATGACACTTTAGATTATTGTTCTCACTAGACCACTCGATGACCTGTTGCATCTAATCTTGCGTGATACTATGGTTGATTGCTCAATGCAAACTCTATAGAAAGATATTAACGTCTAGTTCTTCTTGAACGTCTTTCTTCTCTGTTTCTGATGAAACTTGGAATATCATCTTCTTTAGTAGTGTGTGTTCTTGGTTCGCTTGTTGATTCAGAACTATGAGATCTTGGCGCATGTCCGATTCCTTCGTCATTTGAAGTTCCCGCACTGCTTGCGCTTGATCCGAAACCTGTATTAGATTGTTTGCGTGCATGTGTTGCTGGTTTGTCTTCGAAACCAGTCGCAATCACTGTTACCACGATTTCATCTTGTAATTCAGGGTTGATTACTGTACCGAAGATCATGTTTACATCTTCATCAGCCGCATCTTGAACGATGTCTGCAGCTTCTTGTGCTTCGAATAAAGATAATGATTCTCCGCCTGTAATGTTCATTAGGACACCTTGTGCACCAACGATTGATGTTTCAAGCAATGGAGATGAAATAGCTTTTTTAGCTGCTTCAACTGCACGGTTTTCACCAGAAGAAACACCGATACCCATTAACGCTGAACCTTGGTTAGACATGATTGTTTTTACGTCTGCAAAGTCAAGGTTTACTTCACCTGAAACAGCGATTAAGTCAGAGATACCTTGTACACCTTGGCGTAATACGTTATCTGCTTCTTTGAATGCTTCCATCATTGGCGTTGATTTGTCAACGATGTCTAATAAGCGATCGTTTGGAATTACGATTAATGTATCCACAGCTGCTTTCATTGATTCTACCCCTGCAGCAGCTTGTGTTTGACGTTTGCGTCCTTCGAAACTGAATGGGCGTGTTACAACACCTACTGTTAAAGCACCCATTTCTTTTGCGATTTTAGCAACAACCGGTGCAGCACCTGTACCAGTACCGCCACCCATACCAGCAGTTACGAATACCATGTCAGCGCCTTGAATTGCATCTTCAATTTGCTCACGTGATTCTTCGGCAGCTTTTTTACCGATTTCAGGGTTCGCGCCAGCACCTAAACCGCGTGTTAACTTTTCACCGATTTGGATTCTGGACTCAGCTTTAGATAAGTTTAATGCTTGACCGTCAGTGTTGATTGAAATAAATTCAACATTGTCCATTCCGTGGTCAATCATTCGGTTTACAGCGTTGTTACCACCGCCGCCAACACCAATGACTTTTAAAGTCGCTAAATGATTAAATCCTTGTTCAAATTCTAACATTTAAATTTCCTCCTAGTTTTAATGGGCAATCAATCAAATAGAGATTTCAATAATTTTTTAAATTTGCTCTCTTCTTGTTTCTCATGAGATTGGTCTGAGTTATAATCACTATCTTGCTTAGGATGTGTTTCTTTCGGTTCAGAAACCGTTTCATCCCCTTCAGTCGGTTCTTCAGCAACAGGCTCGTCATGAGACGGCTTGCTTTGTTTCTTCTTGAACCAGTCGAAACCGCTTGATTTTTCAGTATACTCTTTAGGGTTCGACTCTATGACTTCTTCTTCAAATTCTTCATTATCATGATTACTAATTGTAACATAATCTAATAATTCATCAAAAGCGATACTGCTGGAAATCGTTGAAATTGCTGAAGAGAATTCAGGTTTTCTGATTCCCATTTGCGAAGGTGTATGTATTCTAACCTTCTCATTAACCATATCTTGCAGTAATTCACGAACACCTAATAAGTTGGCTGAACCGCCTGTTACAACAAATCCGCCGTTTACTTTTGTTAAACCGAGTTCTTGCAATAAGTCGAAGACATTGAAGAAGATTTCCTCTACACGTGCTTCAATAATATCTGCTAAATCTTTTTGTGTAAATTGTGCATCCTCTTCGCTATCGATTTGTTCTACTGTGAAAACATCTTGGTCTGATGCTGAATTGTAGAAAGCGTGACCGTATTGATGTTTGACTTTCTCTGCAGTATCAAATGAAGTGTTAAGACCTTGTGCAACATCGTCTGTGATGTCGCGTCCGCCCATTTCAATTGAATCCGCATCCACTAAGTCGCCGCGTTCGTAGAACGCCACTTGTGTCAAGTCTTGACCAATGTCAATCACACATGCGCCAAGTTCTTTCTCAGTCGGTGTAAGGATTGATCCGTAGTTGTATGCATCAGAATAAACATCTAATACATCTACACCGCATGCTTCCACACATTTAATCAAGTTGACTAGAATTGATTTTTGAATGGCAATGACGCCTGCTTCCACTCTTAAAGAGTGTCTTGCAATCAATTCTTTAGGATCAGAAACTTCATTATCGTTATCAACGATGAAACGAATTGGGAATGTATCCACAACTTCAGTTTCTTCAACATCATTTTTGTCTCTGATGCCTTCTAATACTGTTTCAATATGTGTTCCTTTTACTTCTGTATCTTCATAAAATTCAATTTCATTGGTTTCATCAAAAACTTCAGTAGCGACAATCGGCAATTTCAAGAAGACTTCTTTAATGTCAACGCCAGATGCGATTGAAGCTTTCTTAATTGTATCTTTCACAGCTTGTTTAGCTAAATCAAAATCATCGATTAAGCCGTTCTTAATTCCGCTTGTATAGGTTTGTCCTGTACCTATCACATTAATTCCATTATGAAATTTTTCGCCTACTATTGTTTTTACACTAGATGAACCAATATCTACACTTACATAGTAATGTTCCTCCATAGATAGGCACCTCCTGACAATTTCTTTAAAAAATACACTATAGTTAGTTTACAATACGTTTCTATGGTTGTGAACTATAAACACATGATATTCAAGACTTTTTTAATTATTTGTACTACTTTCTTTCTTTGACTTATCATTCTTTGACTTGTCATCGTTTGTTTGATCATTAATTTTGTTCAATGTTGCTTGTAATTCGTCTTTCGCTTTATCCTCCATCGCTGTGCCTTCTTTAAGTTTCATACTGCTGTCAGAAGACGTTGATGAACCATCTTGATAAGGAATAAATGATGCGCCGACTGATAAATCAATGTAACCTGATTTTTTCAGTTCTCCGGATGCATCTCTGTCTAACGCACTTGCCATATCCGGATAATACTTCATTTTATTCGCAATTGTATTCATATTGCCGATGACTTGAATATCATCTTTCATATACAATCTGACTTTATTGCGGCTTTCCTTATCATCTGCGTATTCGACTTCAGAGATTGCTTGACGAATATTTTTCGGCATTTCTGATAAAGCTTGAATGATTTTCTCGCGGTTAGAAGCATTAAAGCCTGAAACCACAGGTGCATCATTCGGCAGTTTTCCTTTATAATCTTTTAAAATATGATCATTTGAAAGGATGGGATGAAACTTCCCTTTTTCTTCAAGCAAACCGACTAACTGATACTCTTTGACTTGCACTTCTAAGTTGTTCGGCAGTTTTCTGTTGATTTGAACATCTTTTACAAAAGGATTTTGTTTCATCTTATCGACAGCTTTGCCTTTGCCGAACATGTAGATTTTAGTATCCTTCTTTAAATTCAAGGCATTCTTAACCTCTTTATTAGAAAGATAATGATTACCTTTAATATCTACACGGTCTATATTACTAATCGGCGTAAACATATACAACACAATTAAAATAATCAGTGCGATGAGCGTACCGAAGATCGACAATTGGATACGCCGTTGTCTTTCTCTTCTTTTTCGAAGCTTTTCCTTTAGGTACTCAGAATCGATTTTACGAACTTTATCCGTCATTAAAACATCACACCCCTACTTCGAAGGCAGATGCGAACGGAAGCTGTCGATAAAGACATCGCCGCGTTCTTCAAAAGTTTTGTATTGATCCCAGCTGGCACATGCCGGTGAAAGCAAGACCACATCATTAGGTTCGATGACCTCTTGTACTTTGTTAACAGCATCTTTCACATCGGTCGCACGAATCACATACTTGCCTTGGCTTTCGCCGAGTTTCGTTAACTTATCTTGTGTTTCGCCGAATGTCAGCATCACTCTTACATCCTTCATGTAAGGAATCAGCTCATCGAAGCCGTTGCCTCTGTCTAAGCCGCCGCATAACCACACAATCGGCTGATCAAATGAATTCAAGGCAAATTGTGTTGCTAACGTATTCGTTGCTTTAGAGTCGTTGTAATATTTGTTCGTTTTGTTAGAACCGATATATTGCAGACGGTGTTTGATACCAGAGAATGTAGTTAATGTATGATTAATCGCATCTACAGGTACACCTGCAAGTACAGCTGCCAAAACTGCAGCTAAGATATTTTCAAGGTTATGCTCGCCAGGGAGCACAATATCATCTTTATGAATGAGACGTAAACCATTCAACATGATATAGCCGTCTTTGATGTAAATACCGTCAACTTCTTGATTGGTTGAGAAGTAATAGGTTTTAGCTTTTAAATCTTCTGTTTCAATCAAATGACGCTGACTGTAGTTGCAAATCAAATAATCATCTTCTGTTTGATTTTTATAGATACGGCGTTTGGCATTGCGGTATTCTTCCAGCGAACCATGATAATCAAGGTGGGCTGAATAGATATTAGTAATAATCGCAATATGCGGACGGTACGTATCAATACCTAATAATTGGAAAGATGACAACTCTGTAATCAAGTAATCATCAGGATGTGCTTCTTGTGCCACTTTAGAGGCAACATAACCGATGTTGCCTGATAACAGCCCTTTGATTCTGCTGTTGTCAAACATGTTTCCAATCAAGGATGTTGTGGTTGTTTTACCGTTCGTACCAGTCACCGCAATAATCGGTGCTTCTGAAACTAAGTAGCTTAATTCAACTTCAGTTAAAATCGTTAACCCGCGTTTTTCTGCTTCTTCAATTAAAGGCACAGTATATGGAATCCCCGGGTTCTTTACGATAATAGGATGATTATCAAGCAATGAGAGCGGATGGTGACCGCCGATAACTGTTAATCCCATTTTCTCTAAATCATTTGCGTGCGGATCTTTGGAAAGGTCGCCGCCATCATTCACAGTAACATCTGCACCTAAATGATTTAATAATTTAGCTGCTTCATAACCGCTTTTCGCTAAGCCAACTACTAAAACATTTTTTCCTTCTAATCCTTTGTATTTAAGCATTTATCAATGCACTCCAATCCATAATCCTATCAAACCTGTAATGAGGCCTACTGTCCAAAATACAGTAACAACTTTCCATTCATTCCATCCGCTTAATTCAAAGTGGTGATGCAGCGGACTCATTTTAAAGATACGTTTGCCGGTTAATTTGAATGATGCTACTTGCAAAATAACAGATAATGTTTCAGCAACAAACACAAAACCGATAAACAGTAATGAGATTTCCGCATTCAGCATAATCGACACTGTTGCGATAATACCGCCTAATGCCAAGCTGCCTGTATCACCCATGAATGTTTTGGCCGGGTTGACGTTATAGAATAAGAAACCTAATAACGCAAAGACCATAATGATACAAAACGTACCCACAGCATGGTCGCCCAGCATAAAGCTCATAATCGCATACATCGCAAATGCGATGATAGATAAGCCGGTTGCCAATCCGTCTAAACCATCTGTTAAGTTCACAGCGTTAGAGAAACCGACTTGCCAGAATACGATAAAGATGACATAAGCGACTGACAATGGAATATGCACTGTCGTAAACGGAATATGGATGCCTGTCGCAAAATGAATCATATTGAATGTATCACTTAAGATAAAGAAAATAACCGCAATCGCAATTTGCGCTAAGAATTTTTGTTTGCTTGTCAATCCTTGGTTATTCTTCTTAACGACAATAATATAATCATCAATGAACCCGATTAATCCGAATCCTACTGTCACAAATAACAATAAGATGAATGGATTAGGGTTATTTGAAAAGATGATCGCAATAATCGTAGTGACAATAATACTGATTAAGAAAGTCAGGCCGCCCATTGTCGGTGTGCCTGTCTTTTTCATGTGGCTTTTCGGCCCTTCTTCTCGAATACTTTGGCCGAACTTCATTCTCTTCAGTGTTGGAATCAAAATCGGCACTAATACTGCTGTGATTAATAATCCAACGATTGCTAAAACATAAACCATAGTTATCTCCTTGTTATATATAATTTTAAACACTTATGTAAAGCGAGGCTTGGGTACCGAGGGTACCCCTTGCCTCTTCTGTCTATTCTGCTGAAGGTGCGGACAATTCAACTTCTAATTGTTTTTGATCTTTAAGCGGTGTATTCGGACTGATAGATTGTTTAGATACAAATCCATTACCTTTCATTTTAACACTAATTCCAGTTAAGGATTCAAAAGCTAATACATCATCTTTGCCCCAGTCTTTCATATCCGGCATAGTCATGTCGCCATCTGTTTTGATGAACACTTTGCTGTAAGGCAATGTTTTTTCGTTGCCTTCAGGCAGCTGCTGCGCCACGTTGTCGCCTTGACCGATGACAACCGGTTTTAAATTCTGAGCTTTAAGTGCATCTTTTGCTTTATCAACAGATTGTCCTGAAACATCAGG is a window from the Staphylococcus sp. IVB6181 genome containing:
- a CDS encoding RNA-binding protein: MLIDKVQQAERNYAPVLTHFLDPRAKYILEVIVGSYDDLHVTFNGGQPSSERKRAVIAPDYFTPAEEDFELVLLDLEYPEKFATIDHRNVLGTLMSLSIERDQLGDIIVGDKIQFILTKNIKSYIMLELKRIKGVPVKLHEVPLEDMIQSKENWTLHQATVSAMRLDVVLKEMIRKSRSIAKQYIEKKRIKVNHTIIERPDFQLEPGDLLSIQGHGRARVTEIGHKTKKDKLRIVYETLFK
- a CDS encoding DivIVA domain-containing protein, producing the protein MSFTPNEIKNKEFSKTKNGLEPTEVADYLSQLSQEIEHLKEQKKQLETVVEEKENNLKAYKEVQQSVSDALVQAQTASQETKAAATKEAEAIVSKAKAEADRIVNDGVEKARRLSFQTEDMKRQSKIFRSRFRMLVEAQLDLLKNDDWDYLLNYDLDAQQVTEENFQHLHQNDVTEQEKQQAQAQKAEAQEGSEPAQEAKDKENK
- a CDS encoding cell division protein SepF, with amino-acid sequence MALKDLFSNFFVIEEEEEVADHQQQNRNRVQAEPEPEPQPEQPSQSQQTSPQQNNNYYNERQRAIKTVPKRQTQGKRLQSSSNERKYHMANQTSNDSARNVVNMNAANLHESSKMCLFEPRVFSDTQDIADELKNRRATLVNLQRIDNVSAKRIIDFLSGTVYAIGGDIQRVGNDIFLCTPDNVEVAGSITEDLDTSEFDYE
- the ileS gene encoding isoleucine--tRNA ligase, whose amino-acid sequence is MNYKDTLLMPKTDFPMRGGLPKKEPEIQKQWDEQDLYHKILEKNKGNETYILHDGPPYANGNLHMGHALNKILKDFIVRYKSMQGYYSPYVPGWDTHGLPIEQALTKKGIKRKEMPVSEFRELCKEFALEQIELQKKDFKRLGVNGDFNDPYITLKPEYEAAQIRLFGEMADKGLIYKGKKPVYWSPSSESSLAEAEIEYHDKRSPSIYVAFDVKDGKGVVDEDAKFIIWTTTPWTLPSNVAITVHPDLKYGQYNVNGEKYVVGADLVEEVAKELGWDKDAIELQKTFTGKELEYVETQHPFIDRVSLVINGLHVTTDAGTGCVHTAPGHGEDDYIVGQKYGLPVISPLDDKGVFTEEGGQFEGMFYDKANKAVTDLLKENGSLLKLQFITHSYPHDWRTKKPVIFRATPQWFASISKVRQDILDAIEDTHFKVDWGKTRIYNMIRDRGEWVISRQRVWGVPLPVFYAENGDIIMDKEIIYHIADLFEKYGSNVWFDRDAKDLLPEGYTHPSSPNGEFTKEEDIMDVWFDSGSSHRGVLETRPELSFPADLYLEGSDQYRGWFNSSITTAVATRGQSPYKFLLSHGFVMDGEGKKMSKSLGNVIVPDQIVKQKGADIARLWVSSVDYLADVRISDEILKQTADVYRKIRNTLRFMLGNVNDFKPNTDALPESELLEVDRYLLNRLREFTANIIKHYDNFDYLNIYQEVQNFINVELSNFYLDYGKDILYIEKQDSPKRRSMQTVLYQILVDMTKLLAPILAHTAEEVWSYIPHVEEESVHLANMPKVVEPDAELLEKWNAFMKLRDDVNRALESARNDKVIGKSLEAKVIIGNNEHFDAKAFLKDFENLHQLFIVSQVEVEDKVEDGTEYYHGDIKVVHADGEKCERCWNYSTELGSANGLDHLCPRCQGVVASL
- a CDS encoding YggT family protein encodes the protein MSLVGFLSLVFSVIEILLTVYYWGMIIYFFMSWIPNAQGSAFGRFLHKIYEPFLAPFRKIIPPIGMIDISSIAAIFVLIFFQKGLHAIFVLILQQLA
- a CDS encoding YggS family pyridoxal phosphate-dependent enzyme, with the translated sequence MNVKQNLEQINDHITKSLEKANRTARPNVIAVTKYVTIERAKEAYDAGIRHFGENRLEGFQEKHEALPDDAVMHFIGTLQSRKVKEVIDDIDYLHALDRKSLAKEINKRASHVVKCFVQVNVSEEESKHGLALEEVDAFIELLEQYENIKVVGLMTMAPYTDDESEIRDIFEKLRNKRDEIKAKNLDYAPCTELSMGMSNDYEIAAEEGATFVRIGTKLVGKEE